GACCACGAACTCGGCGATGTCGCAGTCCGCGAAGACCTCCCGGACGTGGGCGAGGGCGTCGGCCTCGCTGCGGTCCGGGGCGTAGCGGAAGTTGACCGTGACCGTGCACGCGTCGGGGATGACGTTGTTGGCGACGCCGCCGTCGATGCGGACCGCGTTGAGGCCCTCGTGGTACTCCAGGCCGTCGATGACCGGCTTGCGCGGCTCGTACGCAGCCAGCGTGGCCAGGATCGGGCCGGCGGTGTGGATGGCGTTGGAGCCCATCCAGCTGCGGGCGGAGTGGGCGCGCTCGCCGGTCGTGCGCAGCAGGACGCGCAGGGTGCCCTGGCAGCCGCCCTCGACCTCGGCGTTGGAGGGCTCCAGGAGCACCGCGAAGTCGCCGGTCAGCCAGTCCGGGTGGGCTTCGGCGACCTTGCCGAGACCGTTGAGGTCGGCGGCGACCTCTTCCTGGTCGTAGAAGACGAAGGTGAGGTCGCGGTTCGGCTCGGGCACGGTGGCCGCGATGCGCAGCTGCACGGCGACGCCGGACTTCATGTCGGTGGTGCCGCAGCCCCACAGGACGTCGTTCTCGTCGAGGCGGGACGGAACGTTGTCGGCGATCGGCACGGTGTCCAGGTGGCCGGCGAGGACGACGCGCTCGGCGCGGCCGAGGTCCGTACGGGCCACGACGTTGTTTCCGAAACGGTCCACGGTGAGGTGCGGGAGTGCACGCAGCGCGTGTTCCACGAGGTCGGCGAGTACCTTCTCGTCGCCGCTCACGGACGGAATGTCGACGAGCCGGGCGGTCAGCTCGGCGGCGTCCTGGGTGAGGTCGAGCTCGGATTCGGACATGGCTCTGACCCTAACGCCCCGGGCTGTGGCGAACCTTCCACGTCCGCCCGGTGGACGCGTCACGTGGCTCAAGTACGGTGGGCCGCGTGTCCAAGAGCGATCACCACCGTCCCCGTCTCCGCAGCCGCTTGCTGCGCGCCGCCGCCGGCCTGCTGGTCCTGCTCGCGGTCGTCGGCTACTTCGCCGCCAAGCAGGACTCGACCGGCGGTCAGGGTGCGCCGCACTGCACCGTGCGCGCCGCCGGCGCGGGCGCGGGCGACTCGTACTCGATGACCACCGAGCAGGCGGGGAACGCTGCGACGATCGCGGCCGTGGGCACGGGCAAACCGATGCCGGAGCGGGCGGTGACGATAGCGATAGCGACCGCGATGCAGGAGTCGGCGCTGCGCAATCTCGACCACGGCGACCGGGACTCGCTCGGTCTGTTCCAGCAGCGGCCCTCGCAGGGCTGGGGGACGCCCGAGCAGATCCGCGACCCCGTGTATTCGGCCGGAATCTTCTACGACCGTCTCAAGGCGGTCCGGGGGTGGGCGCGGCTGCCGCTGACGGAGGCCGCGCAGCAGGTGCAGCTCAGCGGTTTCCCGCAGGCGTACGCGAAGCACGAGCCGGACGCGACGCTGCTCGCGGCGGCGTTCACGGGCGCCGCCCCGGGGACGCTGACCTGCACCGGTCCCGCGCCGCGGCCCGGGACGGGCGATCCGCGGAAGGTACAGGCGGAGCTGACCCGGGTGTTCGGGGAGAAGACGGCGCCGCGGCTGGGGCCGCCCGCGTCCTCGGCGGGGCACTCGGGGCCGATGGAGCGGACCGAGATCACCGTGCCGGTGGCGGCCAAGAAGGGCGCGGCGGTCGAGGGGCAGCGCGGCTGGGAACTCGCGCACTGGGCGGTCGCGAACGCCGCCGAGCTGAACATCTCGCGGGTGGCCTACGACGGCAAGGCGTGGATCGCGGGCGAGAACAAGGGCCGCTGGGTGGACAGGGCGCCGGGCACCTCGGGGACCGGCGACCCGCTGGGCGCGGGCCCGGAGGACGTACGGATCTTCGTGGTCCGCTGAGCCGGTGACCCGTACGACCCCTTGCCCGGGGGCCCGGCATCCCCGGCGTCTCGGTGACCCCGTGACCCCGTGACCCCGTGACCCCGTGACCCCGTGACCGACGGCCCACGGCCCGGTGACGCCGTGACCGACGGCCCGGCGACCCGACGGCCCGGCGACCCGGCGACCCAGTGGAGCCGGTGGAGCCGGTGAGCTGGTGACGCGGCGGCCCCGGCCGCCGGACGACCCGGCGGGGCTCGACGACCCCGGCGGGCGCGCCCGCTGGGCGCCGCCCGGTCGCGCGTGCGAGGAGTCACCCGTGCGGGGGTGACCCGGCGGGTGGGGCGACGGGCCTCCGCACCCACAGAAGCGCTGGTGGGCGCGCATTCAATGGGCTTTTCGCGGAAGCCGATTAAACGATGCGTTACTGATCCTTTACCCGGCGGTTCCGCAACTCCTCCCGCCCCCCGAGCGGTTGTACACGGCGTACTCAGCCGCTACCGCTTAGGAGCAACATGTCCCTCCCCCTGACCCGTCGGATCGCCCGTGCCGCGCTGCTCGTCGCAGCCGGGGCAGCGCCCGTGGTCGGTGCGGCCGGCGCGGCCAGTGCCGCCGGCCTGGAGTCCGTGCCGCAGCTGGGCGCCCTGACCGCCCCGGACACCGCCGACGCCACCGCGTCGGCCACGGACACCGCCTCCGCGGCCACGGAGACGGCCACCCAGGCCGTCCCGGCCGCCGACGTGGCCGGCAAGGCCGGCGGCCTGCTCGGCGGGCTGCCCGTACCGGCCGCGCAGGACCTGCCGCTGGACTCGCTGTCCGGCGGCCTGCCGGCCGGGCTGCCCGCCGAGCTGCCGGGTGGCCTGCCCGGTGGCCTGCCGCTCGGCTGATCACCGTACGACCGCAGCACCGCTGGAACGCCGAAGGGGCCGGGAGCACGAACTCCCGGCCCCTTCGGGCGTGTACGGACGGTCCCGGCGGGGCTCAGCCCGCGAGGCGCTTGACCGCCGCCTCCACCCGCTCGTCGGTGGCGGTGAAGGCGACGCGTACGAACCGCGCGCCCGCCTCGCCGTAGAAGTCGCCGGGCGCGACCAGGATGCCCAGCCCCGCGAGGTGGGCGACCGTGTCCCAGCAGGGCTCGTCCCGGGTCACCCACAGGTAGAGGCTGGCCTCGCTGTGCTCGACCCGGAAGCCGTGCGCCTCCAGCGCAGTACGGAGCGCCGCGCGGCGGGCCGCGTAGCGGACGCGCTGCTCCTCGACGTGCGCGTCGTCGCCGAGCGCGGCCACCGTGGCGG
This genomic window from Streptomyces sp. NBC_01351 contains:
- the dapE gene encoding succinyl-diaminopimelate desuccinylase: MSESELDLTQDAAELTARLVDIPSVSGDEKVLADLVEHALRALPHLTVDRFGNNVVARTDLGRAERVVLAGHLDTVPIADNVPSRLDENDVLWGCGTTDMKSGVAVQLRIAATVPEPNRDLTFVFYDQEEVAADLNGLGKVAEAHPDWLTGDFAVLLEPSNAEVEGGCQGTLRVLLRTTGERAHSARSWMGSNAIHTAGPILATLAAYEPRKPVIDGLEYHEGLNAVRIDGGVANNVIPDACTVTVNFRYAPDRSEADALAHVREVFADCDIAEFVVDDSSPGALPGLSHPAAAAFMEAVGGHAMPKFGWTDVSRFSALGVPAVNYGPGDALLAHKVDERVETKAILHCEERLRAWLTS
- a CDS encoding ATP-binding protein, with protein sequence MSLPLTRRIARAALLVAAGAAPVVGAAGAASAAGLESVPQLGALTAPDTADATASATDTASAATETATQAVPAADVAGKAGGLLGGLPVPAAQDLPLDSLSGGLPAGLPAELPGGLPGGLPLG